A genome region from Candidatus Methylomirabilota bacterium includes the following:
- a CDS encoding transglycosylase SLT domain-containing protein, translating to MQAIALARRFAETRGTWLQALGFVLLVAAVPLFYMGGLTQGRLAQERADQGRVEMEQKITALIVERNPQATIREFAGFPRTLLEVSQAADIDFRIILAIADKESQFNPGAIGKSGEIGLMQLMPSTAELVVKRLGLDYTPPEMGKNGAYASLGSLADPKFNVRVGTAYLRWQITRYGFNATALRAYNRNPDKATENRPADRYAEEVSFRYLAFAHTLR from the coding sequence ATGCAGGCTATCGCGCTGGCTCGTCGGTTCGCCGAGACTCGCGGGACGTGGCTGCAGGCGCTGGGCTTCGTGCTTCTCGTCGCCGCCGTGCCCCTCTTCTACATGGGAGGCCTCACGCAGGGCCGTCTCGCTCAGGAGCGCGCCGATCAGGGCCGGGTCGAGATGGAGCAGAAGATCACCGCGCTCATCGTGGAGCGCAATCCGCAGGCGACCATCCGGGAGTTCGCCGGGTTCCCGCGCACGCTGCTTGAGGTGAGCCAGGCCGCGGACATCGATTTCCGCATCATCCTGGCCATCGCCGACAAGGAGAGCCAGTTCAATCCGGGCGCGATCGGCAAGTCAGGCGAGATCGGGCTCATGCAGCTGATGCCCTCCACCGCCGAGCTCGTGGTGAAGCGGCTGGGGCTCGACTACACGCCGCCCGAGATGGGCAAGAACGGCGCCTACGCCTCGCTGGGCTCTCTGGCCGACCCCAAGTTCAATGTGCGGGTGGGCACCGCCTACCTGCGCTGGCAGATCACGCGCTACGGCTTCAACGCCACCGCGCTCCGCGCCTATAACCGCAATCCCGACAAGGCCACCGAGAACCGTCCGGCGGATCGCTACGCGGAGGAGGTGAGCTTCCGCTACCTGGCCTTCGCCCACACCCTCAGGTAG
- a CDS encoding HAMP domain-containing sensor histidine kinase: MRLAPKIFLVSALAILLLGGVSAWSIVAVSQLAEVNRDIATRAVPAIEIASGLPEAFRRLVRLEAKYLVLRDRAYADLWNERATRVASELDRLGTLLVTPEELKWHQSAAAAFVTYREHVGQERVLMGRGEVERAQQLSERTAREAAEQAETSVVKLAAASNAALGRAQSDAAALAARTWTTVIVAFIGSLVVALLATAFVALRMTRSLRQLSTATRQLAEGAATGPLPTDRRDEIGDLGRAFNRMAERLKEVDALKEDFFSQISHDLRNPLTGMRGAAQLLIQGRAGGALPPRQLQMVRVIDDSVGRMLGMVNQILEFTRLRARLMPLERKPVDLAKIVARAFDEFHPQAESAGVALATTTSGADFTVWGDEAGLMRVVTNLVGNSLKFTPRAGSVTAQVRDWDAEVELRLTDTGEGIPADALPRIFDAYRQAHAGRKGSGLGLAVVKGFVEAHGGRVEVESELGKGTTFVVTLPRALPHLEAAA; the protein is encoded by the coding sequence ATGCGTCTCGCACCCAAGATCTTCCTGGTTTCGGCACTGGCGATCCTCCTCCTCGGCGGTGTCTCCGCCTGGAGCATCGTCGCGGTGAGTCAACTCGCCGAGGTGAACCGGGACATCGCCACGCGCGCGGTGCCGGCCATCGAGATCGCGAGCGGGCTGCCCGAGGCGTTCCGCCGCCTCGTGCGCCTCGAGGCGAAGTACCTCGTGCTGCGCGACCGCGCCTACGCCGATCTCTGGAACGAGCGGGCCACCCGCGTGGCGAGCGAACTCGACCGCCTCGGCACCCTGCTCGTGACGCCCGAGGAGCTCAAGTGGCACCAGAGCGCGGCGGCCGCCTTCGTGACCTACCGCGAGCACGTGGGCCAGGAGCGCGTGCTCATGGGGCGGGGCGAGGTCGAGCGCGCCCAGCAGCTCTCGGAGCGCACCGCCCGGGAGGCCGCCGAGCAGGCGGAGACGAGCGTGGTCAAGCTGGCCGCGGCGTCGAACGCCGCGCTCGGGCGCGCCCAGTCCGATGCTGCCGCCCTCGCCGCGCGCACCTGGACCACGGTGATCGTGGCCTTCATCGGGAGCCTTGTGGTGGCGCTCCTCGCCACCGCCTTCGTGGCCCTGCGCATGACGCGCTCGCTGCGCCAGCTCTCCACCGCCACGCGCCAGCTCGCCGAGGGCGCCGCCACCGGGCCGCTGCCGACCGATCGCCGCGATGAGATCGGCGATCTCGGGCGAGCGTTCAACCGCATGGCAGAGCGGCTGAAAGAGGTCGACGCGCTCAAGGAGGACTTCTTTTCGCAGATCTCCCACGACCTCCGCAACCCGCTGACGGGCATGCGGGGCGCTGCGCAGCTCCTGATCCAGGGCCGGGCGGGCGGCGCCCTCCCGCCCCGCCAGCTCCAGATGGTCCGGGTCATCGACGACAGCGTCGGGCGCATGCTGGGCATGGTGAACCAGATCCTCGAGTTCACCCGCCTCCGCGCGCGCTTGATGCCGCTCGAGCGGAAGCCGGTGGACCTCGCGAAGATCGTGGCGCGCGCCTTCGACGAGTTCCACCCGCAGGCCGAGTCGGCCGGTGTCGCGCTCGCCACCACCACGAGCGGCGCGGACTTCACCGTGTGGGGGGACGAGGCGGGCCTGATGCGCGTGGTCACGAACCTCGTCGGGAATTCGCTCAAGTTCACCCCGCGGGCGGGGTCGGTGACTGCGCAGGTGCGGGACTGGGACGCGGAGGTCGAGCTGCGGTTGACCGACACCGGCGAGGGGATCCCGGCGGACGCCCTGCCCCGTATCTTCGATGCCTACCGACAGGCTCACGCGGGCCGCAAGGGATCGGGGCTCGGCCTCGCAGTGGTGAAGGGCTTCGTCGAAGCCCACGGGGGACGCGTCGAGGTCGAGTCCGAGCTGGGCAAGGGGACCACCTTCGTGGTGACGTTGCCGCGCGCGCTGCCGCACCTGGAGGCCGCCGCGTGA
- a CDS encoding nitrile hydratase accessory protein produces the protein MGYERRRNLVIRPDGRLVNVARPRGHLFVCASGCCCGRTEDGFPPVPTALFHGEWERRRLRNLVHLTIGGCLGPCALANVALLLFDGQAQWFHSMNHDALVLALYDHLERMLDADGVLAPPPALAPYHFSGSAWQPRPDGQPVEDYRPRRRACPSEPASSPLAEHACAAEPPVSEHADGRVERLIADMSGPAAMPRRNGELVFAEPWQGRAFGMAVALSEGGAFSWEEFRQALIAEIAVAERREAPFEYYEVWLATFERLLVAKGLVSTGEIDEAAYQFEFGERDDIF, from the coding sequence ATGGGCTACGAGCGCCGCCGCAATCTCGTCATCCGTCCCGACGGCCGCCTCGTCAACGTCGCGCGGCCGCGCGGGCACCTCTTCGTGTGCGCCAGCGGGTGCTGCTGCGGGCGCACGGAGGACGGCTTCCCGCCCGTCCCCACCGCGCTGTTCCACGGTGAATGGGAGCGGCGGCGCCTCCGGAACCTCGTCCACCTCACGATCGGCGGTTGCCTGGGGCCGTGCGCGCTCGCCAACGTGGCGCTCCTCCTCTTCGACGGCCAGGCGCAGTGGTTCCACTCGATGAATCACGACGCGCTCGTCCTCGCGCTCTACGATCACCTGGAGCGGATGCTCGACGCCGACGGCGTGCTGGCGCCCCCGCCCGCCCTCGCCCCGTATCACTTCAGCGGCTCCGCGTGGCAGCCGCGGCCGGACGGGCAGCCGGTCGAGGACTATCGCCCGCGACGCCGGGCCTGTCCCTCGGAGCCCGCGAGCTCGCCCCTTGCCGAGCATGCCTGCGCCGCCGAGCCGCCCGTGAGCGAGCACGCCGACGGACGCGTGGAGCGCCTCATCGCCGACATGAGTGGTCCGGCCGCGATGCCGCGCCGGAACGGCGAGCTGGTGTTCGCCGAGCCCTGGCAGGGACGGGCGTTCGGCATGGCGGTGGCGCTGTCCGAGGGAGGCGCGTTCTCGTGGGAGGAGTTCCGTCAGGCCCTGATCGCGGAGATCGCCGTCGCCGAGCGCCGGGAGGCACCCTTCGAGTACTACGAGGTGTGGCTCGCGACGTTCGAGCGGCTCCTCGTCGCGAAGGGCCTCGTCTCCACCGGCGAGATCGACGAGGCTGCATATCAGTTCGAGTTCGGCGAGCGCGACGACATCTTTTGA
- the nthA gene encoding nitrile hydratase subunit alpha, translating to MGKNHPNVDKYVVSRVRALESILLEKGILPPDAVDRVVQRYEADTGPMVGVRAVARAWVDSAYKQRLLEDPRGALKDFGLDYEALRVVENTPAVHNVVVCTLCSCYPWAVLGLPPTWYKMPAYRSRTVVEPRKVLAEFGLTIPESREIRVWDSSAELRYMVLPERPAGSQAMSEAALIPLITRDALIGVADVRLPSPA from the coding sequence GTGGGTAAGAACCACCCGAACGTCGACAAGTACGTGGTCTCGCGAGTGCGCGCGCTGGAGTCGATCCTCCTCGAGAAGGGGATCCTGCCGCCCGACGCGGTAGATCGCGTGGTCCAGCGCTACGAGGCCGACACCGGCCCGATGGTCGGCGTGCGCGCGGTGGCCCGCGCGTGGGTGGATTCGGCCTACAAGCAGCGGCTGCTCGAGGACCCGCGCGGTGCCCTCAAGGACTTCGGGCTCGACTACGAGGCGCTGCGCGTGGTCGAGAACACCCCGGCGGTGCACAACGTCGTCGTCTGCACGCTCTGCTCGTGCTATCCGTGGGCCGTGCTGGGGCTGCCGCCCACCTGGTACAAGATGCCCGCGTATCGTTCCCGAACCGTGGTGGAGCCTCGCAAGGTGCTGGCCGAGTTCGGGCTCACCATTCCCGAGTCGCGAGAGATCCGGGTGTGGGACTCGAGCGCGGAGCTGCGTTACATGGTGCTCCCGGAGCGCCCCGCGGGCAGCCAGGCGATGAGCGAGGCGGCGCTGATCCCGCTCATCACCCGGGACGCCCTCATTGGCGTCGCCGACGTCCGGCTGCCGTCTCCGGCCTGA
- the nthB gene encoding nitrile hydratase subunit beta, translated as MDGVHDLGGMHGFGPVEREVNEPAFHERWEAAVYAIMRASLGTGQYTLDEFRHGVERMDPAHYLRSGYYEHWLDGIARVLIEKGVVSGDELAARTAFFAERPDAPASAAVRVMPATPAPRIKWMAPESERPATKPPRFAVGEIVVTRNIHPTGHTRLPRYARGKHGVIHRQHGTHVFPDSNAHGGGEQPQALYSVRFDARELWGPAAEPNQHVYIDLWEPYLEPGAPRG; from the coding sequence ATGGACGGCGTCCACGATCTCGGCGGCATGCACGGCTTCGGGCCGGTGGAGCGGGAGGTGAACGAGCCCGCGTTCCACGAGCGATGGGAGGCCGCCGTCTACGCGATCATGCGGGCGAGCCTGGGCACCGGGCAGTACACCCTCGACGAGTTTCGCCACGGGGTCGAGCGCATGGACCCCGCGCACTATCTCCGCTCCGGCTACTACGAGCACTGGCTGGACGGTATCGCCCGCGTGCTGATCGAGAAGGGCGTGGTATCGGGCGACGAGCTCGCCGCGCGCACCGCGTTCTTCGCCGAGCGCCCGGACGCGCCGGCGTCCGCGGCGGTGCGGGTCATGCCTGCCACTCCCGCCCCGCGCATCAAGTGGATGGCTCCCGAGTCCGAGCGCCCGGCGACGAAGCCGCCGCGCTTCGCGGTGGGCGAGATCGTCGTCACGCGCAACATCCATCCGACCGGACACACGCGCCTGCCGCGATACGCGCGAGGCAAGCACGGCGTGATCCACCGCCAGCACGGCACCCACGTCTTCCCCGACAGCAACGCCCACGGCGGCGGCGAGCAGCCGCAGGCGCTCTACAGCGTGCGCTTCGACGCGCGCGAGCTGTGGGGGCCCGCGGCGGAGCCGAACCAGCACGTCTACATCGATCTCTGGGAGCCGTATCTCGAGCCGGGAGCCCCCCGTGGGTAA
- a CDS encoding HD domain-containing protein yields the protein MFPYAQTNLQLYRQLAVEGYPSADVETVARAHEVALTLFPGTYRGSGKPFVSHLVGTASVLVWLRARVPLVVTGLLHAAYTHGEFGNGWRGMSDVKRTTIRREIGEEIEDLIARYTQLTWRRSTIPAIGARLDAMSPLERDVLLVRLANELEDHLDLGILYHADHERRRAFMEADLAATVEMAERLGVPVLAKALTETFAEIGSARVSAALRRPHEESFQIFPASHRPRLRVVLSHLLARRPWR from the coding sequence ATGTTTCCCTACGCCCAGACCAACCTCCAGCTCTACCGGCAGCTCGCGGTGGAGGGCTATCCGTCCGCCGACGTCGAGACGGTGGCGCGCGCGCACGAGGTCGCGCTCACGCTCTTTCCCGGGACCTATCGTGGCTCCGGCAAGCCCTTCGTCTCGCATCTCGTAGGCACGGCGAGCGTGCTCGTGTGGCTCCGCGCACGCGTGCCCCTCGTGGTCACCGGGCTCCTCCATGCCGCCTATACTCACGGCGAGTTCGGCAACGGTTGGCGTGGGATGTCCGACGTCAAGCGCACGACGATCCGGCGGGAGATCGGGGAGGAGATCGAGGACCTGATCGCGCGCTACACCCAGCTGACGTGGCGGCGGAGCACCATCCCCGCGATCGGCGCGCGGCTCGACGCCATGAGCCCGCTCGAGCGCGACGTGCTCCTAGTACGGCTGGCCAACGAGCTCGAGGACCACCTGGACCTTGGCATCCTGTACCACGCCGACCACGAGCGGCGCCGCGCGTTCATGGAGGCGGATCTCGCCGCGACCGTCGAGATGGCGGAACGCCTCGGCGTGCCCGTCCTCGCCAAGGCCCTCACCGAGACCTTCGCGGAGATCGGCAGCGCCCGGGTGAGCGCCGCCCTCCGGCGGCCGCACGAGGAGTCGTTCCAGATTTTCCCCGCCTCGCACCGTCCCCGCCTGCGCGTGGTGCTGAGCCACCTGCTCGCCCGGCGGCCGTGGCGCTGA
- a CDS encoding glycosyltransferase, translating into MPQPLVTVVVVPRERFSVSQRSLEAIYANTAPPFDLVYLDGGSPASVRRYLAAQSQARGFTLVRTPHHLVPNAARNLGLRHVRTRYVVFIDNDVVPSPDWLPPLVECAETTGAWVVGPLYFIGEPEAQEIHMAAGDARIEDRPGGRRFIERHRFAGKRSADVRSHLVRQPCEQVEFHCMLVRTEVFERLGPLDEQLKSVAEHTDLCLLVRREGGAVYFEPGSVVTYITGGVFTAADYAFFFRRWSRAWTQSSLEHFRRKWALPPGEAGLAAIAKWAEEHRYIPLRPALSRLEQRLGPRWGSWAVRQLLGVERQLNRWWEPSVRASPAAAPEPERTKA; encoded by the coding sequence ATGCCTCAGCCGCTGGTCACCGTCGTCGTGGTGCCGCGGGAGCGGTTCAGCGTCAGCCAGCGGTCCCTGGAGGCCATCTACGCAAACACCGCGCCGCCGTTCGACCTGGTATACCTCGACGGCGGATCGCCGGCGTCGGTCCGGCGCTACCTCGCCGCACAGTCTCAGGCTCGGGGCTTCACGCTCGTACGCACTCCGCACCATCTCGTCCCCAACGCCGCGCGGAACCTCGGCCTCCGCCACGTCCGGACGCGCTACGTCGTGTTCATCGACAACGATGTCGTGCCCTCGCCGGACTGGCTGCCGCCGCTGGTCGAGTGCGCCGAGACCACGGGCGCCTGGGTGGTGGGCCCGCTCTACTTCATCGGTGAGCCCGAGGCCCAGGAGATCCACATGGCCGCCGGTGACGCGCGCATCGAGGACCGGCCCGGCGGCCGGCGCTTCATCGAGCGCCATCGCTTCGCGGGCAAGCGGTCGGCCGACGTGCGCTCGCACCTGGTTCGTCAGCCGTGCGAGCAGGTGGAGTTCCACTGCATGCTGGTGCGCACGGAGGTCTTCGAGCGCTTGGGGCCGCTTGACGAGCAACTCAAGAGCGTGGCCGAGCACACCGACCTCTGCCTGCTCGTGCGCCGCGAGGGCGGCGCGGTGTACTTCGAGCCCGGCTCCGTGGTGACCTACATTACGGGCGGCGTCTTCACCGCTGCGGACTACGCCTTCTTCTTCCGGCGCTGGAGCCGAGCCTGGACGCAGTCCTCGCTCGAGCACTTCCGCCGGAAGTGGGCGCTGCCGCCCGGCGAGGCGGGGCTCGCCGCGATCGCGAAGTGGGCGGAGGAGCACCGCTACATTCCCTTGCGGCCGGCGCTGAGCCGGCTCGAGCAGCGCCTCGGGCCGCGCTGGGGCAGCTGGGCGGTGCGTCAGCTCCTCGGCGTGGAGCGCCAGCTTAACCGCTGGTGGGAGCCGAGCGTCCGCGCGTCCCCTGCGGCCGCGCCCGAGCCGGAGCGCACGAAGGCCTGA
- a CDS encoding molybdopterin-dependent oxidoreductase, whose amino-acid sequence MPLELASVCPLDCPDTCSLTVTVERERVVAVRGSRANPYTAGVVCAKVPAAYPEWVHGPGRLLTPLRRVGAKGEGRFERIGWAEALDVIHERWSAIIAAQGPQAILPLNYAGPHGMLAGGSMDLRFFHRLGASLLDRKPLCGGVRGEAWMGTYGAVPGIRPEAVRDARLVIVWGNNVTWCNLHLTPVINAARKQGARLVVVDPKRIKLAEQADLHVALRPGTDVVLAWALAVELERRGALDRAFIDAHVEGFDAFMAEARRYPPEVAAGICGVPEADIRRLAEWYHTLSPAAISVGNGLERNQNGGSGCRAVFALPALAGKWGPRGGGLVNGASQAFPKKVARLQRPDLVPAGTRTLNIIDVGRHLLDPALDPPITSLFVYNHNPLIVHPDQNRMRRGLAREDLFTVGCDVVMTDSLAYCDIVLPASSHFEYGDLYPAYGQHWLQRAEAVIPPQGESLPNTEIFRRLAARFGFTDPIFLADDRALMDDAVDAADPRMGGLNGSRVAPDRPLPMDVAGEPARMFHNVAPRTPSGKIELASPYLEGKYGAPLPSFRPVESAYPLALITPASDQRITSTFGGLSTSHGTPALEMHPDDARARNLVHGVLVRMWNDLGEVRLPLRITDAVRPGVVSSLKGAWLRSSDNGQTVSALAPAHHADLAGGACYNDARVEVAAASR is encoded by the coding sequence ATGCCGCTGGAGCTCGCAAGCGTCTGTCCCCTCGATTGCCCGGATACCTGCAGCCTGACGGTGACGGTGGAGCGCGAGCGCGTGGTCGCGGTCCGCGGCTCCCGGGCGAACCCCTACACGGCCGGCGTGGTCTGCGCCAAGGTCCCCGCCGCCTATCCCGAGTGGGTCCACGGGCCGGGCCGCCTCCTCACGCCGCTGCGGCGCGTGGGCGCCAAGGGCGAGGGCCGGTTCGAGCGCATCGGCTGGGCGGAGGCGCTGGACGTCATTCACGAGCGCTGGAGCGCGATCATCGCGGCCCAGGGCCCCCAGGCGATCCTGCCCCTCAACTACGCCGGCCCCCACGGTATGCTCGCGGGCGGCTCCATGGATCTCCGATTTTTCCATCGCCTCGGCGCGTCGCTCCTCGATCGCAAGCCCCTCTGCGGCGGCGTGCGCGGGGAGGCGTGGATGGGCACGTACGGCGCGGTGCCGGGCATCCGGCCGGAAGCGGTCCGCGACGCGCGTCTCGTCATCGTCTGGGGCAACAACGTCACCTGGTGCAATCTGCACCTCACCCCCGTGATCAACGCGGCCAGGAAGCAGGGCGCGCGCCTGGTCGTGGTGGATCCCAAGCGGATCAAGCTCGCCGAGCAGGCCGATCTCCACGTGGCGTTGCGTCCCGGCACCGACGTCGTGCTCGCCTGGGCCCTCGCGGTGGAGCTGGAGCGGCGCGGGGCTCTGGACCGAGCGTTCATCGACGCCCACGTCGAGGGCTTCGACGCGTTCATGGCCGAGGCCCGGCGCTATCCGCCGGAGGTCGCGGCGGGGATCTGCGGCGTGCCGGAGGCGGACATCCGCCGGCTCGCCGAGTGGTATCACACGCTCTCCCCCGCCGCGATCAGCGTGGGCAATGGCCTCGAGCGCAATCAGAACGGCGGCAGCGGCTGCCGCGCGGTGTTCGCCCTCCCCGCGCTCGCAGGCAAGTGGGGCCCGCGCGGGGGCGGGCTCGTGAACGGCGCGAGCCAGGCGTTCCCCAAGAAGGTGGCCCGCCTCCAGCGTCCCGACCTCGTCCCCGCGGGCACGCGCACCCTCAACATCATCGACGTTGGGCGCCACCTCCTCGACCCCGCCCTGGATCCACCCATCACGTCGCTGTTCGTCTACAACCACAACCCACTCATCGTCCACCCCGACCAGAACCGGATGCGCCGCGGCCTCGCACGCGAGGATCTCTTCACCGTCGGCTGCGACGTGGTCATGACGGACAGCCTCGCGTACTGCGACATCGTGCTGCCTGCCTCCAGCCACTTCGAGTACGGCGATCTCTATCCCGCCTACGGACAGCACTGGCTCCAGCGGGCGGAGGCGGTGATCCCGCCCCAGGGCGAGTCCCTACCCAATACGGAGATCTTCCGCCGGCTCGCCGCGCGCTTTGGCTTCACCGATCCGATCTTCCTCGCCGACGATCGGGCGCTGATGGACGACGCCGTCGACGCCGCCGATCCGCGCATGGGCGGCCTCAACGGCAGCCGCGTGGCGCCCGACCGCCCGCTCCCGATGGACGTGGCGGGCGAGCCGGCACGCATGTTCCACAACGTGGCCCCGCGCACGCCGTCGGGAAAGATCGAGCTCGCGTCCCCGTACCTCGAGGGCAAGTACGGCGCGCCCTTGCCGAGCTTCCGGCCCGTCGAGAGCGCCTATCCGCTCGCCCTGATCACGCCGGCATCGGACCAGCGCATCACCTCGACGTTCGGGGGCCTCTCCACCAGCCACGGCACCCCTGCGCTCGAGATGCATCCCGACGACGCGCGGGCGCGCAACCTCGTGCATGGCGTCCTCGTCCGCATGTGGAACGATCTCGGCGAGGTGCGCCTGCCCCTGCGCATCACCGACGCGGTGCGCCCCGGCGTGGTCTCATCGCTCAAGGGCGCCTGGCTCCGCAGCAGCGACAACGGCCAGACGGTGTCCGCCCTCGCTCCCGCGCACCACGCGGATCTCGCGGGCGGGGCCTGCTACAACGACGCGCGCGTCGAGGTCGCGGCCGCCTCGCGCTGA
- a CDS encoding D-2-hydroxyacid dehydrogenase family protein has translation MTRVAILDDYQNVAMGLADWKSLPAGTEVVAFHDHLHELDAVAKRLADFDVVVAMRERTAFPRGLLEKLPKLRLLVTTGMRNASIDVKAAAEGGITVCGTSGLPYPTAELTWGLVLALFRRIAVEDRATRDGKWQTTLGLGLNGKTLGVIGLGTLGSRVARYGKAFEMEVLAWSQNLTAERAAEVGATLIGKDELLRRSDVVSIHLVLSDRSRGLVGARELGLMKRTAYLVNTSRGPIVDEAALIRALQDGAIAGAGLDVFEPEPLPLDHAFRKLPNTVITPHLGYVTEETYRVFFGHALEDVQAFLRGAPVRVLKP, from the coding sequence ATGACCCGCGTGGCGATCCTCGACGACTATCAGAACGTGGCGATGGGGCTCGCCGACTGGAAGAGCCTCCCCGCCGGCACCGAGGTGGTGGCGTTCCACGACCACCTCCACGAGCTGGACGCGGTGGCCAAGCGTCTCGCCGACTTCGACGTGGTGGTGGCAATGCGCGAGCGGACGGCGTTTCCGCGCGGGCTGCTCGAGAAGCTGCCCAAGCTCCGGCTGCTCGTCACCACCGGCATGCGCAACGCCTCCATCGACGTGAAGGCCGCGGCGGAGGGGGGCATCACGGTGTGCGGGACCTCGGGCCTGCCGTATCCCACCGCGGAGCTCACCTGGGGCCTCGTGCTCGCCCTGTTCCGGCGCATCGCCGTCGAGGACCGGGCCACCCGCGACGGTAAGTGGCAGACCACGCTGGGACTCGGGCTCAACGGCAAGACCCTCGGAGTGATCGGGCTGGGCACGCTCGGCTCGCGGGTGGCCCGCTACGGGAAGGCATTCGAGATGGAGGTGCTGGCGTGGAGCCAGAACCTGACCGCCGAGCGCGCGGCCGAGGTGGGCGCGACGCTCATCGGCAAGGACGAGCTGCTGCGGAGGTCGGACGTCGTGAGCATCCACCTCGTGCTGAGTGACCGCTCGCGGGGGCTCGTGGGCGCCCGGGAGCTCGGGCTCATGAAGCGCACCGCGTATCTCGTCAACACGTCCCGCGGGCCCATCGTCGACGAGGCGGCGCTCATCCGTGCGCTCCAGGATGGCGCCATCGCCGGCGCCGGCCTCGATGTGTTCGAGCCGGAGCCGCTGCCGCTCGACCATGCCTTCCGGAAGCTGCCGAACACCGTGATCACCCCGCATCTCGGCTACGTGACCGAGGAGACCTACCGTGTGTTCTTCGGCCACGCGCTCGAGGACGTGCAGGCCTTCCTGCGCGGGGCGCCGGTGCGGGTGCTCAAGCCCTAG
- a CDS encoding aldo/keto reductase encodes MQHVRLGRTGLTVSRLCLGTMTFGLQCDEPTSVAILDRAAAGGITFLDTSDVYPLGGGLDTVGRTEEILGRWLAGRRHEFIVATKCNGAMSARRWDRGLSRKHILDAIEGSLRRLRTDYVDLYQCHAPDDETPIDETLRAFDDLVRAGKVRYIGTSNFVTWKIARAMGRSEVLGVARFDSAQPRYNLLFRQIERDLLPMCREEGVGVIPYNPLAGGLLSGKHRKDGGPTAGTRFTLGNAARRYQDRYWHDREFATVESLRPLAAEAGLSLARMAVGWVLAHPAVSAPIIGASRPEQLDDVLPVAEKGIDAELKERLDALTAEYRLGDDAR; translated from the coding sequence ATGCAGCACGTTCGCCTCGGCCGCACCGGCCTCACCGTCTCGCGCCTCTGCCTGGGCACCATGACGTTCGGGCTCCAGTGCGACGAGCCCACCTCGGTGGCCATCCTCGATCGCGCCGCCGCCGGCGGCATCACGTTCCTCGACACGTCGGACGTGTATCCGCTGGGCGGCGGCCTCGACACCGTGGGCCGCACCGAGGAGATCCTCGGCCGCTGGCTGGCCGGGCGCCGCCACGAGTTCATCGTCGCCACCAAGTGCAACGGGGCGATGAGCGCACGGCGCTGGGACCGGGGGCTCTCCCGCAAGCACATCCTCGACGCGATCGAGGGCTCGCTGCGCCGCCTGCGCACCGACTACGTGGACCTCTATCAGTGCCACGCCCCCGACGACGAGACACCCATCGACGAGACGCTGCGCGCCTTCGACGACCTGGTGCGGGCGGGCAAGGTGCGCTACATCGGCACCTCGAACTTCGTCACCTGGAAGATCGCGCGGGCGATGGGGCGGAGCGAGGTGCTCGGGGTCGCCCGCTTCGACTCCGCGCAGCCCCGCTACAACCTCCTCTTCCGCCAGATCGAACGCGACCTGCTCCCGATGTGCCGGGAGGAGGGCGTCGGCGTCATCCCGTACAACCCGCTCGCGGGCGGCCTGCTGTCCGGCAAGCACCGGAAGGACGGCGGACCCACCGCGGGCACCCGCTTCACGCTGGGCAACGCGGCGCGCCGCTATCAGGATCGCTACTGGCACGATCGCGAGTTCGCGACGGTGGAGTCGCTGAGGCCCCTCGCCGCGGAGGCGGGCCTCTCGCTCGCCCGCATGGCGGTGGGCTGGGTGCTCGCGCACCCCGCGGTGAGCGCCCCCATCATCGGGGCCAGCCGCCCCGAGCAGCTCGACGATGTGCTGCCGGTGGCCGAGAAGGGCATCGACGCCGAGCTCAAGGAGCGCCTCGACGCTCTCACCGCCGAGTATCGCCTCGGCGACGACGCCCGGTGA